The Portunus trituberculatus isolate SZX2019 chromosome 7, ASM1759143v1, whole genome shotgun sequence genome contains the following window.
ctctctctctctctctctctctctctctctctctctctctctctctctctctctctctctctctctcagctatatTTAGTCCACTGCTGCCCTAACACACTCTTCCCTGCCTCACAGACTAGGCCAGAGTCAGCCACTCCAGCCAGCTTCCCCAAGGGTTCCTGCAGGATCAGCCGTGGCATGTGCTGCTGGGAGCAGTGCTGTAGTGGAGGGGGGAGGCTAGGTAGCAGCATGAgtaaacagcagcaacagcagtttGCCTCAGGAGTGGGGAGGCATAGGCATGGTGGCAGCAATCACCTCAAGGCAGGCAGCTCTGTCCACAGAGGAGGGAGCAAGTTTGTGTGTCAGCAGTGTAATAAAACTTTTACAAGCAAACAAGGGCTTAAGAACCACACCTTGATACATAGTAGTGTTAGAAACTATGAGTGTTTAGAATGTGGAAAGACATTTACCTTAAAGTCTTACCTCACCTCCCACATCCTGACACAGTGTGGTAGTATTAGAAACTATGAATGTTTAGAATGTGGAAAGAGGTTTATCCAAAAGTCTaccctcaccaaacacaccttaacacacagtggtgttagaaactATGAGTGCTTAGAATGTGGACAGAAATTTACCTTAAAATCTAGCCTCACaagacacaccctgacacactgtGGTAGTATTAAAAATTATGAATGTTTAGAATGTGGAAAGAAGTTTACCCAAAAGTttaacctcaccacacacatgctgacacacagtggtgttaaaaACTATGAGTGCTTAGAATGTGGTCAGAAATTTACCTTGAAATCTAGCCTCACAAGGCACACCCAGAAACACAGTGGTAGTATTAAAATTTATGAATGTttagaatgtggaaagaaatttaccCGAAAGTGTAACTTAACTGCACACATcttgacacacagtggtgttaaaaATTATAAGTGTttagaatgtggaaagaa
Protein-coding sequences here:
- the LOC123519730 gene encoding zinc finger protein OZF-like is translated as MCCWEQCCSGGGRLGSSMSKQQQQQFASGVGRHRHGGSNHLKAGSSVHRGGSKFVCQQCNKTFTSKQGLKNHTLIHSSVRNYECLECGKTFTLKSYLTSHILTQCGSIRNYECLECGKRFIQKSTLTKHTLTHSGVRNYECLECGQKFTLKSSLTRHTLTHCGSIKNYECLECGKKFTQKFNLTTHMLTHSGVKNYECLECGQKFTLKSSLTRHTQKHSGSIKIYECLECGKKFTRKCNLTAHILTHSGVKNYKCLECGKKFIQKSHLTTHTLTHSGVKNHECLECGKKFARKSFLTTHTLTHSGIKNHECEECGKRFLTMSELNVHAFRHTGLREFKCDVCGKCFKTKRDIAKHVMIHL